Genomic window (Blattabacterium cuenoti):
TATTCATAAATATCTTCGTCTTTTAGAAGAAGTTATTATCCATTTTTTATGGAAAAATTATGAAATTAAGGGAGAACGAAAAGAAGGAAAAACAGGGGTTTGGTTTCATGTTAAAAACGGAAAATCTAGAAAAATATGTGCAATAGGAATACGAATGAGTCGTTGGGTGACTATGCATGGATTTGCTTTAAATATAAATACAGATTTACAATATTTCAATCATATTATTCCTTGTGGAATAGATAATCAAGAAGTAACTTCTTTAAAAAAAGAATTGAAAAAGAATGATATCTCTTTTCAAGAGGTAAAAAGTATGGTAAAAAAATCTTTTCAAGAAATTTTTGATGTAAAATTCTTCAACGTTCCTAAAAAATTGTGTTTTTAATTTATTGGTTCGGCGATCATAATTCCATCCTTATCTATTTCTGTGATTAATACATCTTGTAATGTATTTTCATATATAAAAGAATTGTATGAATTTAATGGCATCTTAGTTCGAATATAATTTTCTGTATATCCATATAAATATTCTTTATTGTGATAATTTTTTTCGAATAATACAGTTTTTTTAGTGTTAATTTGCTTTTTACAAAAAAAGCGATATTTTTTCTTTGAAAGGACTCTCAAAACTTTATTCCGTTTCCATTGTATTTTTTTATATACATTTTCCTGTATTGTACTAGATTTTGTATTTGGTCTAGTAGAATAAGTAAATATGTGCAAAGATGAAATTTCTAATTCATTCAAAAAATGATAAGTTTCCAAAAAATGTTTATGTGTTTCTCCAGGAAACCCAACAATAAGATCTGAACCTATATAAGCATCTGGCATTAAATACCGAATTTTTTTTACTTTTTCTTGATAAAGTTCTCGCCTGTAACGTCTATGCATTTTTTCTAAAATATCATTACTTCCAGACTGTAAAGGAATATGAAAATGAGGGACAAAATGTTTACTTTGATGCAAAAACTCAATACATTCATTTTTAAGTAAATTAGGCTCTATAGAAGATAAACGTATTCTTCCTTTTTCTTGTATTTTATCTATAGCTTGTATTAAATCAAAAAATGTATATAACCGTTTATTTTTTCCGTATATATTTTTTCCATAGTCACCTATATTGACACCTGTTAATACGATCTCTTTGACTCCTTTATTAAAAAGAAATCTAATATTTTTCAATATATTTTCTATACTATCAGAACGAGAGGGCCCTCTTGATACAGGAATGATGCAATAACTGCACTTATAATCACATCCATCCTGTATTTTTAAAAAGGAACGAGTTCGATCTCCAACGGAAAACGATGGAAAATAAGTTTTTTTAGAAATAATCTTTGCATAATATTTTTTTCTCAAATCTCTATTAATATAATCTATGATTTGAAATTTTTCTTCATAGCCTAATACGAGATCTACTCCAATAATAGAAGACACTTTTTTAGGATTTCGTTGAGCATAACATCCTATTGCTACAATAAAAGATTTTGAATTTTTATTCATAGCAGAACGTACAATATGCTGAAATTCAATTTCAGCATTTTTTGTTACAGAACAACTATTGATCACATAAATATCTGCATAACTTTTGAAAGAAACATGTTGATAATATAAGTTAGAAAACTTTCTTGCTATGGTAGAGGTTTCTGCGTAATTTAGTTTACACCCCATAGTATAAAATGCTACTTTTTTTTTCAACATTTATTTTCTTTTAATCTGATAGGATGATAGGATCAGTATCATATAATGTTTAAACCCAATCTAAGATGAAAAATAATCTTCAATTCCACTATGACTAGCTTTTATAGCTTTTTTTCCTTTTATCCAATTTGCGGGGCATACTTCTCCACTTTTTTCATAATATTGAAGAGCATCTATCATACGAATAGCTTCATGTACATTTCTACCTAAAGGAAAATCATTAATTAAAAGATGTCTTATTATTCCTCCTTTATCTATTAAAAATAATCCTCTATAAGCAATAAGTTCTCCCGTAGCTTTCAATTCTTTATTATCATTATTGCAAATCCAATCTCCAGACAAGACTCCATAGTTATGAGATATGGTCTTATTGATATCAGAAACAATAGGGTAAGTTACCCCATGTATTCCCCCTTTTTTTTTTGGCATCTGCAACCAAGCCCAATGAGATTGTTCTGTATCCGTAGAAACAGCAATAATTTGTACATTTCTCATTTCAAAATCCTTAATTTGTTCTTGAAAAGCATATATTTCTGTAGGACAGACAAAAGTAAAATCTTTAGGATAAAAGAAAAGCAAAACATACCTACTTCCTTTAAATTGTTCTAAAGTAAAATTTTGGACAATATTTTTTCCATTTAATACCGCATTAGCCGTAAAATTAGGCGCTTTTTTTGAAATTAATGTATTCATTTTTTGCGTGTTTATATGCACGAATTTACCAAAACTTAAAAGAAGAAAAAAATAAATTTTTTAATATAAAATAAATTATACATATCTATGTAATTTTTTATGAAGTTCATTTTTTATATTTGTTAAATGCATAATTTTCCTTATAAGAACTTTTTTATCCTCATCCTTTGCAATATAATTCTGATAATGTATAATTTCTTTTTGAATCAATTTAGAAATATACAAAGATTTATATCTCAATAAAATATCACTAATATATTGATTCATGTGATCCTCCTGGGAGGTTACTTGTATTCCTTTTCTATCCCATTTTGATAATGAATAATATTTTATATTTTTTTTATAAAAAAATTTTGATAAATGTGTTTTTTTGTTTTTTAAACAAATTTTATCAAATATTTTTTGATTTTTATTCAAAGAAAAACGTAAGTTCCAACATTTAAAAACATGCAATATTTCTTCTAAAACCGTAATATTGTGTTCTTTTTTTTTTATGATCTGATTTCCATGATTTAAAATCAATTGAATTAATTCTTCTTCAAGAACAAGAATCGTATTTTTTTTTTTGTAAAAAAACATTGAATCTTCCTTATTCTTAACTAGACTAAATTTCTGTGTATTTTTTTCATTTATTCTTTTCAATTCAGAAATAAGAACTTTTTTACGAATGTTTAATACTTTAGAAGCTTCTTGTAGGTATAATTCCTTTTGAAGGATATTGGATATTTTTGAAATACTATTCAAAATATTTTTAACCAAAAATGATTTTTTTATGGGATCATCTTTATGGAATCTTTCATATATTTTTTGTTTAAAGGAAACAAAATTGTAACTATTTTTTGCTACAAAATCTTTTAGTTTAGAAAAAGAATATTTTTTGGATATAAAATCTGGATCTTCTCCATTAGAAATAAATAATATGCGTAAATTTATTTCTTGTTCTAGCATCATATTAATCCCTCTTAAAGAGGCTTTAATTCCAGAACGATCTCCATCATAAAAAAGAACAATATTTTTTGTAAATCTTTTGATCAATAGAATTTGATCCATAGTAAGTGAAATCCCAGAAGAAGAAACTACATTTTTTATACCAGATTGATGTAAAGAAATAACATCTGTATATCCTTCCACTAAATAACAAAAATTTTCTTTAAGAATGTTTTTTTTAGCTTGAAATAAGCCATATAAAATTCTACTTTTTTGAAAAATATTGCTTTCTGATGAATTGATATACTTAGTGGAATATACAGAATCAATATTTCTACCTCCAAAACCTATAACCCTACCTGATAAATTATGTATTGGAAACATCACACGTTTACGGAAACAATCAAAAAAATGATTGTATTTTTTGAAAATAGTTAACCCAGATTTTTGGATCTCCCGTACTTTAAATCCTTGTTTTAATGCGGATACCGTAAGTATATTCCAAGAAATAGGGGCATAGCCTAATTCGAATTTTTGAATTATTTTTATATCAAAGCCCCTTTTTTGAATTAAATAATTCAATCCATTTTCCTGTCCTTCTTTGGTAGAATGTAATTGGTAAATAAAAAAACGTTTGGCATAATCTTGAATCAAGTATAATTTTTCATACTCTTCTTCCTCTTTATGTTTATATTTTTTATAATCATGAATCTTGATATCATATTTTTTAGCAAGAAAACGTAATGATTCCTCATAAGTAAAATGTTCATGTTCTATAAGAAAAGCGAGAACATTCCCTCCTTTTCCAGAACTAAAATCTTTCCATATTTTTTTGATAGGAGAAACTATAAGAGAAGGTGTTTTTTCATTAGAAAAAGGACTTAGTCCTCTATAATTAAACCCACTTTTTTTTAATTCGATAAAATCTCCAATAACATCTTCTATACAAGAAATAGAAAGTATTTTTTTTATAGTTTCTTTAGAAATCATAATAAAGTTTAATTTACTAATTTCATTCTATGAATAATTTCTTTTGGGTTAGAATCAGAAAAAATAGTAGTTCCTGCCACTAATATATCTGCTCCATTTTTGAATAATAAAGAAGAATTTTCTAAATTAATTCCTCCATCTACTTCTATGAGAGCAGAAGAATCTTTTTTTAAGATTAAATCTTTAGTATCTTCTAATTTTTGATATGTTTTATGAATAAATTTTTGTCCACTATAACCAGGATTCACACTCATCAATAAAACAAAATCTATATCATGAATAATATCTTGTAAAAGAAAAACTGGAGTATGTGGATTTACAGCTACACCTACCTTCATTCCATTCTTTTTAATATAATAAATTGTTCTGCTTAAATGAATACAAGCTTCATAATGAATATGTAAATGGTCGGCTCCACAAGCTTTCAACTGTTCTATATAGCGTTCTGGTTGTAATATCATTAAATGTACATCCATAGGCTTATGGGCATATTTTTTGACATATTTAGTAAACAAGAATCCAAAAGAAATATTAGAAACAAAAGAGGAATCCATTATATCAATATGAAACCAATCTGCCTCACTTTCATTCAGCATTTCTATATCACGATATAAAAAAGCTAAATTTGCTGAAAGTAAGGATGGAGCTACAATTTTTTTCATATTTTTTTTATGAAATCATAGCTTCATTAATTCCAGTATGAGAAAAACCTCCATCATGATATAAATTTTGCATGGTTACTTTTCTTGTTAAATCTGAAAAAAGTGTAACTATATAGTTAGCGCAATCTTGTGCGGAAGCGTTTCCTAACGGAGATATTTTTTCAGATAATATTAAAAGTTGATTAAAACCTTTAATGGCTTTTGCTGCTCGTGTTATACTAGGAGACTGTGATACAGTATTCACTCTTACTTTTTCTTTGATTCCCCAATAATAGCCAAAATTACGTGTAATACTTTCTAAATAGGATTTATAATCTGACATATCTCCATAATGTGGAAAACTTCGCTGAGAAGCAATATATGTTAGAGCTACAATAGAACCCCATTTATTCATCGCTTTTTTATTCCAAGCTGTTTGCATAATTTTATGATAAGACACAGCAGATATTTCCCATCCTTTTCTCAAAAATTCATAATTTAAAGAGGGATAAGTTAAACCCTTTCGTATATTTATAGACATAGCTATGGAATGCAATAAAAAGTCTATTTTTCCTCCAAAATGATCTAATGTTTTTTCAAATAAGACATTA
Coding sequences:
- the lipB gene encoding lipoyl(octanoyl) transferase LipB — its product is MKKKILFFEDLGQKEYQETLKYQTRLFYDIIQNKVNNIPSKKAGYFLFVEHPHVYTIGKNGKKDKHLLVSSDFLKKKNISVYQTDRGGDITYHGPGQLIGYPILNMDYFFTDIHKYLRLLEEVIIHFLWKNYEIKGERKEGKTGVWFHVKNGKSRKICAIGIRMSRWVTMHGFALNINTDLQYFNHIIPCGIDNQEVTSLKKELKKNDISFQEVKSMVKKSFQEIFDVKFFNVPKKLCF
- the mtaB gene encoding tRNA (N(6)-L-threonylcarbamoyladenosine(37)-C(2))-methylthiotransferase MtaB, translated to MLKKKVAFYTMGCKLNYAETSTIARKFSNLYYQHVSFKSYADIYVINSCSVTKNAEIEFQHIVRSAMNKNSKSFIVAIGCYAQRNPKKVSSIIGVDLVLGYEEKFQIIDYINRDLRKKYYAKIISKKTYFPSFSVGDRTRSFLKIQDGCDYKCSYCIIPVSRGPSRSDSIENILKNIRFLFNKGVKEIVLTGVNIGDYGKNIYGKNKRLYTFFDLIQAIDKIQEKGRIRLSSIEPNLLKNECIEFLHQSKHFVPHFHIPLQSGSNDILEKMHRRYRRELYQEKVKKIRYLMPDAYIGSDLIVGFPGETHKHFLETYHFLNELEISSLHIFTYSTRPNTKSSTIQENVYKKIQWKRNKVLRVLSKKKYRFFCKKQINTKKTVLFEKNYHNKEYLYGYTENYIRTKMPLNSYNSFIYENTLQDVLITEIDKDGIMIAEPIN
- a CDS encoding peroxiredoxin, which codes for MNTLISKKAPNFTANAVLNGKNIVQNFTLEQFKGSRYVLLFFYPKDFTFVCPTEIYAFQEQIKDFEMRNVQIIAVSTDTEQSHWAWLQMPKKKGGIHGVTYPIVSDINKTISHNYGVLSGDWICNNDNKELKATGELIAYRGLFLIDKGGIIRHLLINDFPLGRNVHEAIRMIDALQYYEKSGEVCPANWIKGKKAIKASHSGIEDYFSS
- the dnaG gene encoding DNA primase; this encodes MISKETIKKILSISCIEDVIGDFIELKKSGFNYRGLSPFSNEKTPSLIVSPIKKIWKDFSSGKGGNVLAFLIEHEHFTYEESLRFLAKKYDIKIHDYKKYKHKEEEEYEKLYLIQDYAKRFFIYQLHSTKEGQENGLNYLIQKRGFDIKIIQKFELGYAPISWNILTVSALKQGFKVREIQKSGLTIFKKYNHFFDCFRKRVMFPIHNLSGRVIGFGGRNIDSVYSTKYINSSESNIFQKSRILYGLFQAKKNILKENFCYLVEGYTDVISLHQSGIKNVVSSSGISLTMDQILLIKRFTKNIVLFYDGDRSGIKASLRGINMMLEQEINLRILFISNGEDPDFISKKYSFSKLKDFVAKNSYNFVSFKQKIYERFHKDDPIKKSFLVKNILNSISKISNILQKELYLQEASKVLNIRKKVLISELKRINEKNTQKFSLVKNKEDSMFFYKKKNTILVLEEELIQLILNHGNQIIKKKEHNITVLEEILHVFKCWNLRFSLNKNQKIFDKICLKNKKTHLSKFFYKKNIKYYSLSKWDRKGIQVTSQEDHMNQYISDILLRYKSLYISKLIQKEIIHYQNYIAKDEDKKVLIRKIMHLTNIKNELHKKLHRYV
- the rpe gene encoding ribulose-phosphate 3-epimerase; protein product: MKKIVAPSLLSANLAFLYRDIEMLNESEADWFHIDIMDSSFVSNISFGFLFTKYVKKYAHKPMDVHLMILQPERYIEQLKACGADHLHIHYEACIHLSRTIYYIKKNGMKVGVAVNPHTPVFLLQDIIHDIDFVLLMSVNPGYSGQKFIHKTYQKLEDTKDLILKKDSSALIEVDGGINLENSSLLFKNGADILVAGTTIFSDSNPKEIIHRMKLVN
- a CDS encoding enoyl-ACP reductase FabI; amino-acid sequence: MSYNLLKGKKGIIFGALDEYSIAWKVAERAYEEKASFVLTNTPASLRIGKIYELSHKTKSMVIPADATSIVDLNVLFEKTLDHFGGKIDFLLHSIAMSINIRKGLTYPSLNYEFLRKGWEISAVSYHKIMQTAWNKKAMNKWGSIVALTYIASQRSFPHYGDMSDYKSYLESITRNFGYYWGIKEKVRVNTVSQSPSITRAAKAIKGFNQLLILSEKISPLGNASAQDCANYIVTLFSDLTRKVTMQNLYHDGGFSHTGINEAMIS